One Misgurnus anguillicaudatus chromosome 19, ASM2758022v2, whole genome shotgun sequence genomic region harbors:
- the ciita gene encoding MHC class II transactivator isoform X1, which translates to MSSCCAVMISFEDVLFQVRKAVQVGPSLLYDLLKELHEAGVFSTEYYRSLFKHREVAEESLCEILLNDEEDLARKLSLPIWQKWDISQVILDSALSQEEDLDSFLNDPDAESLDIFSELLPGDVFSKILDSILSEDSIEDILDPIFFEDDLDFQSGEADITCTLTPEIAAISDKKTNRKRKEIRETTSKSNKTSTKRRKVTASSESPPNGTASITSEGNFHFNHNPFQPVIHVPLNSITSFDSPPLLTSSGGSALQILQTLGSPQLFGSVVPLRPTYVIVSPQPVSPMTQILPVSPADGTVAPPELTVAVHPVGSLSDSASKGLPSASVDTLSPTKVTSSTTAFSDGKPQNTDSPPPKPATKVRPEAPKCVKDFILHAKSHIREICSRMRGGLGMESHYINMNLIQRKLLIKSGKNANKCLEKELVVISDSERKRKKLDRSQVFHSNVSRPKQSIALLGKTGVGKSTMIQRLCLDWASGSLPQFQFVFLLNCKNIDLTKSNYSLKHLLFDLSVSPRCEKSDAVFSHVLSSPEDVLIIFDSFDDIKDFEGLLQSPAKSPKDTKYTVKQLFSGLFQKEILPGCTLLIATRPKDVLNQVLRKTDSLLELCCFSPEDIELYTTKYFRDSSIQEKALQKIKNERYIFTLCSNPLLCWTTCFLLEHQDSHDDSLPSTLTDFYLKVTSKHLQLAGRENSSLSNNKKKDILQLCKMAWEGFKNHNTHINLIDSAELVDYCLKSGILASHGTSDRRENHFEDLYTQNLLGGVHSVQSKQVNEKMLLAHSVVQQKKRKVQGESQDVMQRFVTGLLFQKAPSGGVCILDSSIDIQAKRKAVETHLRNLKLNEFTPARLLELFHCVYETNNTKFARVMLKNLPDNLSFCGAQLSPSDVYVICHLLRHATALKRTFSINLQDTCIPINGLRELVELECIKSFWAHTADTIALWEDLDQRKDELNLKGAIEKFTLNPLKATQGYHIENLPLLVHIHREKKLPMSEFVSSLNEGVPALSHLQRLEFELGVQNGPEVFPKLIEVLPSLQSLQHLDIEKNKIADSGAEKLAGVLHFLESLKFLNLSQNCIGDAGVEKLAKALVSVPSLQSLSLYGNLIADNGAEQLASVLPDIKLLQDLDVKFNKFTDIGAKKLSTALKSCTGMKSLELWNNCIPWGVFEHLHHQDPRIRSL; encoded by the exons ATGCTGAATCGTTAGACATTTTCTCAGAACTTTTACCTG GCGATGTTTTCTCTAAAATTCTTGACTCCATTCTAAGTGAAGACTCTATTGAAGACATTTTGG ATCCCATTTTCTTCGAAGATGATCTTGATTTTCAAT CAGGTGAAGCAGACATAACCTGCACACTGACACCAGAGATTGCTGCTATTTCAGACAAAAAGACAAATAGAAAACGAAAAG agaTAAGGGAAACAACATCTAAATCTAACAAAACTTCTACTAAGCGCAGAAAAG TAACGGCGAGTTCAGAAAGTCCCCCTAATGGTACGGCCAGCATTACTTCTGAGGGAAATTTCCATTTCAACCACAATCCTTTCCAGCCTGTAATACACGTGCCCCTTAACAGCATAACTTCCTTTGACAGCCCCCCTCTTTTGACCTCTAGTG GTGGATCTGCATTGCAGATACTCCAGACCCTCGGTTCCCCCCAACTATTCGGCTCTGTGGTTCCACTGAGGCCCACATATGTGATTG TGTCACCGCAACCTGTAAGTCCAATGACGCAAATACTTCCTGTTTCACCAG CTGATGGTACGGTTGCTCCTCCAGAACTCACTGTTGCTGTGCATCCAGTCGGCTCATTATCAGACAGTGCAAGCAAGGGCTTGCCATCAGCATCTGTAGACACTCTCTCCCCTACGAAAG TGACAAGTAGCACCACAGCGTTTTCAGATGGAAAGCCACAGAACACCGATTCCCCACCTCCTAAACCAGCTACAAAAGTGCGTCCGGAAGCACCAA aATGTGTTAAGGACTTTATTCTTCATGCAAAATCCCATATCAGAGAGATCTGCTCTCGTATGCGTGGGGGACTGGGAATGGAGTCACATTACATCAACATGAACCTGATCCAAAGGAAACTCCTAATCAAATCTGGCAAGAATGCTAACAAGTGTTTGGAGAAAGAACTGGTTGTAATCAGCGACTCTGAGCGTAAGAGAAAAAAACTGGATAGGAGTCAAGTGTTTCATAGCAATGTTTCCAGACCAAAACAGTCCATAGCTCTCCTTGGGAAAACCGGGGTGGGAAAATCCACTATGATTCAGCGCTTGTGTTTAGACTGGGCGAGCGGCAGCCTGCCTCagtttcagtttgtgtttttgCTGAACTGTAAAAACATAGACCTTACAAAATCTAACTACAGCTTGAAGCACTTACTGTTCGATTTGTCTGTATCTCCTCGCTGCGAGAAATCCGATGCTGTGTTCAGTCATGTTCTCTCTTCTCCCGAAGACGTTCTCATTATTTTTGATAGTTTTGATGACATTAAAGACTTTGAGGGGCTCCTTCAGTCCCCCGCTAAATCACCCAAAGACACTAAATACACCGTTAAACAGCTGTTCTCAGGTCTGTTCCAGAAGGAAATTCTGCCGGGCTGCACGCTTCTCATTGCCACGAGACCTAAAGACGTTTTAAATCAGGTGCTGCGAAAAACTGACAGTCTTTTGGAGCTTTGTTGCTTCTCCCCTGAAGACATAGAGCTCTACACAACCAAATATTTCAGGGACTCTTCCATTCAGGAGAaggcactgcaaaaaattaagAATGAAAGGTACATATTCACTTTATGCTCCAACCCATTGCTCTGCTGGACTACCTGCTTTCTGCTGGAGCATCAAGACAGCCACGATGACTCTTTGCCTTCAACTCTCACAGACTTTTATCTAAAAGTGACCTCCAAGCACCTGCAGCTGGCCGGCCGGGAAAACAGCTCATTATCTAACAATAAAAAGAAGGACATCCTTCAATTGTGCAAAATGGCTTGGGAAGGATTCAAGAATCATAATACGCACATAAACCTCATCGATTCTGCAGAACTGGTGGACTACTGTCTCAAGAGTGGCATACTCGCGTCGCATGGAACGTCGGACCGTCGAGAAAACCACTTTGAAGATCTTTACACCCAGAACCTTCTAGGTGGCGTGCACTCGGTGCAGTCTAAACAGGTCAATGAAAAAATGCTGCTGGCACATAGTGTGGTCCAGCAGAAGAAACGGAAAGTTCAGGGGGAGTCGCAGGATGTGATGCAGAGGTTCGTCACGGGGCTGCTCTTTCAGAAGGCTCCTTCGGGTGGAGTTTGTATCTTGGATAGCAGCATTGACATTCAGGCCAAAAGGAAAGCTGTAGAAACCCATTTGCGTAACCTGAAGCTAAATGAATTTACTCCTGCCAGGTTACTCGAACTCTTTCATTGTGTTTACGAGACCAACAACACCAAATTTGCAAGAGTGATGTTGAAGAACCTTCCAGACAATCTGTCGTTCTGCGGAGCGCAGCTTAGCCCGTCGGACGTGTACGTCATATGCCATCTTCTTCGACACGCCACGGCATTGAAACGGACCTTCTCCATTAACCTGCAAGATACATGCATTCCTATTAATGGACTCAGAGAGCTGGTGGAGCTTGAATGTATAAAATCTTTCTG GGCACATACAGCAGACACCATTGCATTGTGGGAGGACTTGGATCAAAGAAAAGATGAATTAAACTTGAAAGGTGCCATTGAGAAATTCACCTTAAACCCACTGAAGGCAACACAAGGGTACCACATAGAGAACCTGCCACTTCTTGTCCACATTCATAGGGAGAAAAAGTTACCAATGAG TGAATTTGTGTCTTCGTTAAATGAAGGTGTACCAGCCCTCAGTCATCTTCAGAGACTGGAATTTGA GCTTGGAGTCCAGAATGGTCCTGAAGTTTTCCCTAAACTCATAGAGGTCCTGCCTTCTCTGCAGTCACTACAACATCTAGA CATTGAGAAAAACAAAATTGCCGACTCTGGTGCTGAGAAGCTAGCAGGCGTTTTGCACTTTTTGGAATCCttgaaatttttaaa TCTGTCTCAGAATTGCATTGGAGATGCTGGAGTGGAGAAACTGGCTAAAGCACTGGTATCAGTTCCTTCATTACAGAGCCTCAG CCTGTATGGTAATCTTATTGCTGACAATGGAGCTGAACAGCTAGCCTCGGTTTTACCCGATATTAAACTATTGCAGGACCTGGA TGTTAAGTTTAACAAGTTCACAGACATTGGAGCTAAAAAGCTCAGCACTGCTCTGAAAAGCTGCACTGGAATGAAGTCTTTGGA GCTGTGGAATAACTGCATTCCATGGGGAGTTTTTGAACATCTCCATCATCAAGACCCACGGATTAGATCACTTTGA
- the ciita gene encoding MHC class II transactivator isoform X3, translating into MKMEYPCETDAESLDIFSELLPGDVFSKILDSILSEDSIEDILDPIFFEDDLDFQSGEADITCTLTPEIAAISDKKTNRKRKEIRETTSKSNKTSTKRRKVTASSESPPNGTASITSEGNFHFNHNPFQPVIHVPLNSITSFDSPPLLTSSGGSALQILQTLGSPQLFGSVVPLRPTYVIVSPQPVSPMTQILPVSPADGTVAPPELTVAVHPVGSLSDSASKGLPSASVDTLSPTKVTSSTTAFSDGKPQNTDSPPPKPATKVRPEAPKCVKDFILHAKSHIREICSRMRGGLGMESHYINMNLIQRKLLIKSGKNANKCLEKELVVISDSERKRKKLDRSQVFHSNVSRPKQSIALLGKTGVGKSTMIQRLCLDWASGSLPQFQFVFLLNCKNIDLTKSNYSLKHLLFDLSVSPRCEKSDAVFSHVLSSPEDVLIIFDSFDDIKDFEGLLQSPAKSPKDTKYTVKQLFSGLFQKEILPGCTLLIATRPKDVLNQVLRKTDSLLELCCFSPEDIELYTTKYFRDSSIQEKALQKIKNERYIFTLCSNPLLCWTTCFLLEHQDSHDDSLPSTLTDFYLKVTSKHLQLAGRENSSLSNNKKKDILQLCKMAWEGFKNHNTHINLIDSAELVDYCLKSGILASHGTSDRRENHFEDLYTQNLLGGVHSVQSKQVNEKMLLAHSVVQQKKRKVQGESQDVMQRFVTGLLFQKAPSGGVCILDSSIDIQAKRKAVETHLRNLKLNEFTPARLLELFHCVYETNNTKFARVMLKNLPDNLSFCGAQLSPSDVYVICHLLRHATALKRTFSINLQDTCIPINGLRELVELECIKSFWAHTADTIALWEDLDQRKDELNLKGAIEKFTLNPLKATQGYHIENLPLLVHIHREKKLPMSEFVSSLNEGVPALSHLQRLEFELGVQNGPEVFPKLIEVLPSLQSLQHLDIEKNKIADSGAEKLAGVLHFLESLKFLNLSQNCIGDAGVEKLAKALVSVPSLQSLSLYGNLIADNGAEQLASVLPDIKLLQDLDVKFNKFTDIGAKKLSTALKSCTGMKSLELWNNCIPWGVFEHLHHQDPRIRSL; encoded by the exons ATGAAGATGGAATATCCATGTGAAACAG ATGCTGAATCGTTAGACATTTTCTCAGAACTTTTACCTG GCGATGTTTTCTCTAAAATTCTTGACTCCATTCTAAGTGAAGACTCTATTGAAGACATTTTGG ATCCCATTTTCTTCGAAGATGATCTTGATTTTCAAT CAGGTGAAGCAGACATAACCTGCACACTGACACCAGAGATTGCTGCTATTTCAGACAAAAAGACAAATAGAAAACGAAAAG agaTAAGGGAAACAACATCTAAATCTAACAAAACTTCTACTAAGCGCAGAAAAG TAACGGCGAGTTCAGAAAGTCCCCCTAATGGTACGGCCAGCATTACTTCTGAGGGAAATTTCCATTTCAACCACAATCCTTTCCAGCCTGTAATACACGTGCCCCTTAACAGCATAACTTCCTTTGACAGCCCCCCTCTTTTGACCTCTAGTG GTGGATCTGCATTGCAGATACTCCAGACCCTCGGTTCCCCCCAACTATTCGGCTCTGTGGTTCCACTGAGGCCCACATATGTGATTG TGTCACCGCAACCTGTAAGTCCAATGACGCAAATACTTCCTGTTTCACCAG CTGATGGTACGGTTGCTCCTCCAGAACTCACTGTTGCTGTGCATCCAGTCGGCTCATTATCAGACAGTGCAAGCAAGGGCTTGCCATCAGCATCTGTAGACACTCTCTCCCCTACGAAAG TGACAAGTAGCACCACAGCGTTTTCAGATGGAAAGCCACAGAACACCGATTCCCCACCTCCTAAACCAGCTACAAAAGTGCGTCCGGAAGCACCAA aATGTGTTAAGGACTTTATTCTTCATGCAAAATCCCATATCAGAGAGATCTGCTCTCGTATGCGTGGGGGACTGGGAATGGAGTCACATTACATCAACATGAACCTGATCCAAAGGAAACTCCTAATCAAATCTGGCAAGAATGCTAACAAGTGTTTGGAGAAAGAACTGGTTGTAATCAGCGACTCTGAGCGTAAGAGAAAAAAACTGGATAGGAGTCAAGTGTTTCATAGCAATGTTTCCAGACCAAAACAGTCCATAGCTCTCCTTGGGAAAACCGGGGTGGGAAAATCCACTATGATTCAGCGCTTGTGTTTAGACTGGGCGAGCGGCAGCCTGCCTCagtttcagtttgtgtttttgCTGAACTGTAAAAACATAGACCTTACAAAATCTAACTACAGCTTGAAGCACTTACTGTTCGATTTGTCTGTATCTCCTCGCTGCGAGAAATCCGATGCTGTGTTCAGTCATGTTCTCTCTTCTCCCGAAGACGTTCTCATTATTTTTGATAGTTTTGATGACATTAAAGACTTTGAGGGGCTCCTTCAGTCCCCCGCTAAATCACCCAAAGACACTAAATACACCGTTAAACAGCTGTTCTCAGGTCTGTTCCAGAAGGAAATTCTGCCGGGCTGCACGCTTCTCATTGCCACGAGACCTAAAGACGTTTTAAATCAGGTGCTGCGAAAAACTGACAGTCTTTTGGAGCTTTGTTGCTTCTCCCCTGAAGACATAGAGCTCTACACAACCAAATATTTCAGGGACTCTTCCATTCAGGAGAaggcactgcaaaaaattaagAATGAAAGGTACATATTCACTTTATGCTCCAACCCATTGCTCTGCTGGACTACCTGCTTTCTGCTGGAGCATCAAGACAGCCACGATGACTCTTTGCCTTCAACTCTCACAGACTTTTATCTAAAAGTGACCTCCAAGCACCTGCAGCTGGCCGGCCGGGAAAACAGCTCATTATCTAACAATAAAAAGAAGGACATCCTTCAATTGTGCAAAATGGCTTGGGAAGGATTCAAGAATCATAATACGCACATAAACCTCATCGATTCTGCAGAACTGGTGGACTACTGTCTCAAGAGTGGCATACTCGCGTCGCATGGAACGTCGGACCGTCGAGAAAACCACTTTGAAGATCTTTACACCCAGAACCTTCTAGGTGGCGTGCACTCGGTGCAGTCTAAACAGGTCAATGAAAAAATGCTGCTGGCACATAGTGTGGTCCAGCAGAAGAAACGGAAAGTTCAGGGGGAGTCGCAGGATGTGATGCAGAGGTTCGTCACGGGGCTGCTCTTTCAGAAGGCTCCTTCGGGTGGAGTTTGTATCTTGGATAGCAGCATTGACATTCAGGCCAAAAGGAAAGCTGTAGAAACCCATTTGCGTAACCTGAAGCTAAATGAATTTACTCCTGCCAGGTTACTCGAACTCTTTCATTGTGTTTACGAGACCAACAACACCAAATTTGCAAGAGTGATGTTGAAGAACCTTCCAGACAATCTGTCGTTCTGCGGAGCGCAGCTTAGCCCGTCGGACGTGTACGTCATATGCCATCTTCTTCGACACGCCACGGCATTGAAACGGACCTTCTCCATTAACCTGCAAGATACATGCATTCCTATTAATGGACTCAGAGAGCTGGTGGAGCTTGAATGTATAAAATCTTTCTG GGCACATACAGCAGACACCATTGCATTGTGGGAGGACTTGGATCAAAGAAAAGATGAATTAAACTTGAAAGGTGCCATTGAGAAATTCACCTTAAACCCACTGAAGGCAACACAAGGGTACCACATAGAGAACCTGCCACTTCTTGTCCACATTCATAGGGAGAAAAAGTTACCAATGAG TGAATTTGTGTCTTCGTTAAATGAAGGTGTACCAGCCCTCAGTCATCTTCAGAGACTGGAATTTGA GCTTGGAGTCCAGAATGGTCCTGAAGTTTTCCCTAAACTCATAGAGGTCCTGCCTTCTCTGCAGTCACTACAACATCTAGA CATTGAGAAAAACAAAATTGCCGACTCTGGTGCTGAGAAGCTAGCAGGCGTTTTGCACTTTTTGGAATCCttgaaatttttaaa TCTGTCTCAGAATTGCATTGGAGATGCTGGAGTGGAGAAACTGGCTAAAGCACTGGTATCAGTTCCTTCATTACAGAGCCTCAG CCTGTATGGTAATCTTATTGCTGACAATGGAGCTGAACAGCTAGCCTCGGTTTTACCCGATATTAAACTATTGCAGGACCTGGA TGTTAAGTTTAACAAGTTCACAGACATTGGAGCTAAAAAGCTCAGCACTGCTCTGAAAAGCTGCACTGGAATGAAGTCTTTGGA GCTGTGGAATAACTGCATTCCATGGGGAGTTTTTGAACATCTCCATCATCAAGACCCACGGATTAGATCACTTTGA
- the ciita gene encoding MHC class II transactivator isoform X2 yields MSSCCAVMISFEDVLFQVRKAVQVGPSLLYDLLKELHEAGVFSTEYYRSLFKHREVAEESLCEILLNDEEDLARKLSLPIWQKWDISQVILDSALSQEEDLDSFLNDPDAESLDIFSELLPGDVFSKILDSILSEDSIEDILDPIFFEDDLDFQCEADITCTLTPEIAAISDKKTNRKRKEIRETTSKSNKTSTKRRKVTASSESPPNGTASITSEGNFHFNHNPFQPVIHVPLNSITSFDSPPLLTSSGGSALQILQTLGSPQLFGSVVPLRPTYVIVSPQPVSPMTQILPVSPADGTVAPPELTVAVHPVGSLSDSASKGLPSASVDTLSPTKVTSSTTAFSDGKPQNTDSPPPKPATKVRPEAPKCVKDFILHAKSHIREICSRMRGGLGMESHYINMNLIQRKLLIKSGKNANKCLEKELVVISDSERKRKKLDRSQVFHSNVSRPKQSIALLGKTGVGKSTMIQRLCLDWASGSLPQFQFVFLLNCKNIDLTKSNYSLKHLLFDLSVSPRCEKSDAVFSHVLSSPEDVLIIFDSFDDIKDFEGLLQSPAKSPKDTKYTVKQLFSGLFQKEILPGCTLLIATRPKDVLNQVLRKTDSLLELCCFSPEDIELYTTKYFRDSSIQEKALQKIKNERYIFTLCSNPLLCWTTCFLLEHQDSHDDSLPSTLTDFYLKVTSKHLQLAGRENSSLSNNKKKDILQLCKMAWEGFKNHNTHINLIDSAELVDYCLKSGILASHGTSDRRENHFEDLYTQNLLGGVHSVQSKQVNEKMLLAHSVVQQKKRKVQGESQDVMQRFVTGLLFQKAPSGGVCILDSSIDIQAKRKAVETHLRNLKLNEFTPARLLELFHCVYETNNTKFARVMLKNLPDNLSFCGAQLSPSDVYVICHLLRHATALKRTFSINLQDTCIPINGLRELVELECIKSFWAHTADTIALWEDLDQRKDELNLKGAIEKFTLNPLKATQGYHIENLPLLVHIHREKKLPMSEFVSSLNEGVPALSHLQRLEFELGVQNGPEVFPKLIEVLPSLQSLQHLDIEKNKIADSGAEKLAGVLHFLESLKFLNLSQNCIGDAGVEKLAKALVSVPSLQSLSLYGNLIADNGAEQLASVLPDIKLLQDLDVKFNKFTDIGAKKLSTALKSCTGMKSLELWNNCIPWGVFEHLHHQDPRIRSL; encoded by the exons ATGCTGAATCGTTAGACATTTTCTCAGAACTTTTACCTG GCGATGTTTTCTCTAAAATTCTTGACTCCATTCTAAGTGAAGACTCTATTGAAGACATTTTGG ATCCCATTTTCTTCGAAGATGATCTTGATTTTCAAT GTGAAGCAGACATAACCTGCACACTGACACCAGAGATTGCTGCTATTTCAGACAAAAAGACAAATAGAAAACGAAAAG agaTAAGGGAAACAACATCTAAATCTAACAAAACTTCTACTAAGCGCAGAAAAG TAACGGCGAGTTCAGAAAGTCCCCCTAATGGTACGGCCAGCATTACTTCTGAGGGAAATTTCCATTTCAACCACAATCCTTTCCAGCCTGTAATACACGTGCCCCTTAACAGCATAACTTCCTTTGACAGCCCCCCTCTTTTGACCTCTAGTG GTGGATCTGCATTGCAGATACTCCAGACCCTCGGTTCCCCCCAACTATTCGGCTCTGTGGTTCCACTGAGGCCCACATATGTGATTG TGTCACCGCAACCTGTAAGTCCAATGACGCAAATACTTCCTGTTTCACCAG CTGATGGTACGGTTGCTCCTCCAGAACTCACTGTTGCTGTGCATCCAGTCGGCTCATTATCAGACAGTGCAAGCAAGGGCTTGCCATCAGCATCTGTAGACACTCTCTCCCCTACGAAAG TGACAAGTAGCACCACAGCGTTTTCAGATGGAAAGCCACAGAACACCGATTCCCCACCTCCTAAACCAGCTACAAAAGTGCGTCCGGAAGCACCAA aATGTGTTAAGGACTTTATTCTTCATGCAAAATCCCATATCAGAGAGATCTGCTCTCGTATGCGTGGGGGACTGGGAATGGAGTCACATTACATCAACATGAACCTGATCCAAAGGAAACTCCTAATCAAATCTGGCAAGAATGCTAACAAGTGTTTGGAGAAAGAACTGGTTGTAATCAGCGACTCTGAGCGTAAGAGAAAAAAACTGGATAGGAGTCAAGTGTTTCATAGCAATGTTTCCAGACCAAAACAGTCCATAGCTCTCCTTGGGAAAACCGGGGTGGGAAAATCCACTATGATTCAGCGCTTGTGTTTAGACTGGGCGAGCGGCAGCCTGCCTCagtttcagtttgtgtttttgCTGAACTGTAAAAACATAGACCTTACAAAATCTAACTACAGCTTGAAGCACTTACTGTTCGATTTGTCTGTATCTCCTCGCTGCGAGAAATCCGATGCTGTGTTCAGTCATGTTCTCTCTTCTCCCGAAGACGTTCTCATTATTTTTGATAGTTTTGATGACATTAAAGACTTTGAGGGGCTCCTTCAGTCCCCCGCTAAATCACCCAAAGACACTAAATACACCGTTAAACAGCTGTTCTCAGGTCTGTTCCAGAAGGAAATTCTGCCGGGCTGCACGCTTCTCATTGCCACGAGACCTAAAGACGTTTTAAATCAGGTGCTGCGAAAAACTGACAGTCTTTTGGAGCTTTGTTGCTTCTCCCCTGAAGACATAGAGCTCTACACAACCAAATATTTCAGGGACTCTTCCATTCAGGAGAaggcactgcaaaaaattaagAATGAAAGGTACATATTCACTTTATGCTCCAACCCATTGCTCTGCTGGACTACCTGCTTTCTGCTGGAGCATCAAGACAGCCACGATGACTCTTTGCCTTCAACTCTCACAGACTTTTATCTAAAAGTGACCTCCAAGCACCTGCAGCTGGCCGGCCGGGAAAACAGCTCATTATCTAACAATAAAAAGAAGGACATCCTTCAATTGTGCAAAATGGCTTGGGAAGGATTCAAGAATCATAATACGCACATAAACCTCATCGATTCTGCAGAACTGGTGGACTACTGTCTCAAGAGTGGCATACTCGCGTCGCATGGAACGTCGGACCGTCGAGAAAACCACTTTGAAGATCTTTACACCCAGAACCTTCTAGGTGGCGTGCACTCGGTGCAGTCTAAACAGGTCAATGAAAAAATGCTGCTGGCACATAGTGTGGTCCAGCAGAAGAAACGGAAAGTTCAGGGGGAGTCGCAGGATGTGATGCAGAGGTTCGTCACGGGGCTGCTCTTTCAGAAGGCTCCTTCGGGTGGAGTTTGTATCTTGGATAGCAGCATTGACATTCAGGCCAAAAGGAAAGCTGTAGAAACCCATTTGCGTAACCTGAAGCTAAATGAATTTACTCCTGCCAGGTTACTCGAACTCTTTCATTGTGTTTACGAGACCAACAACACCAAATTTGCAAGAGTGATGTTGAAGAACCTTCCAGACAATCTGTCGTTCTGCGGAGCGCAGCTTAGCCCGTCGGACGTGTACGTCATATGCCATCTTCTTCGACACGCCACGGCATTGAAACGGACCTTCTCCATTAACCTGCAAGATACATGCATTCCTATTAATGGACTCAGAGAGCTGGTGGAGCTTGAATGTATAAAATCTTTCTG GGCACATACAGCAGACACCATTGCATTGTGGGAGGACTTGGATCAAAGAAAAGATGAATTAAACTTGAAAGGTGCCATTGAGAAATTCACCTTAAACCCACTGAAGGCAACACAAGGGTACCACATAGAGAACCTGCCACTTCTTGTCCACATTCATAGGGAGAAAAAGTTACCAATGAG TGAATTTGTGTCTTCGTTAAATGAAGGTGTACCAGCCCTCAGTCATCTTCAGAGACTGGAATTTGA GCTTGGAGTCCAGAATGGTCCTGAAGTTTTCCCTAAACTCATAGAGGTCCTGCCTTCTCTGCAGTCACTACAACATCTAGA CATTGAGAAAAACAAAATTGCCGACTCTGGTGCTGAGAAGCTAGCAGGCGTTTTGCACTTTTTGGAATCCttgaaatttttaaa TCTGTCTCAGAATTGCATTGGAGATGCTGGAGTGGAGAAACTGGCTAAAGCACTGGTATCAGTTCCTTCATTACAGAGCCTCAG CCTGTATGGTAATCTTATTGCTGACAATGGAGCTGAACAGCTAGCCTCGGTTTTACCCGATATTAAACTATTGCAGGACCTGGA TGTTAAGTTTAACAAGTTCACAGACATTGGAGCTAAAAAGCTCAGCACTGCTCTGAAAAGCTGCACTGGAATGAAGTCTTTGGA GCTGTGGAATAACTGCATTCCATGGGGAGTTTTTGAACATCTCCATCATCAAGACCCACGGATTAGATCACTTTGA
- the dexi gene encoding dexamethasone-induced protein homolog → MTQSVYSQFDLVESFITELPYMFYLGLFFVNVLILYYAFLMEYIVLNVGIVFLPEDMDQALVDLGVLSDPASIPYDTDIELDVFEGYLE, encoded by the coding sequence ATGACACAGTCGGTTTACTCTCAGTTCGATTTAGTGGAGTCATTCATCACCGAGCTTCCATATATGTTTTATCTCGGCCTGTTTTTTGTGAATGTTTTAATTCTCTACTATGCATTTTTAATGGAATACATAGTCCTTAATGTAGGGATAGTATTCCTGCCGGAGGATATGGACCAGGCGCTGGTGGATTTAGGGGTCCTGTCTGATCCAGCCTCGATTCCCTACGACACGGACATTGAACTGGATGTGTTTGAGGGATATTTGGAATAA